In Colletotrichum lupini chromosome 6, complete sequence, a single window of DNA contains:
- a CDS encoding ribosomal protein L6: MRYIHSQESLTVPENVKVHIKSRIVTVEGPRGKLVKDLSHLAVNFSQPVKGTINIEIHHGSRKNVATLRTVRTLINNLIVGVTKGFKYKMRYVYAHFPINVNLEKDSETGLWEVEIRNFIGEKLVRKVIMREGVDVEVSKAQKDELVLFGNSLEAVSQSAADIQQICKVRNKDIRKFLDGMYVSEKGNIEEEA, from the exons ATGAGATACATCCACTCCCAAGAGAGCCTGACGGTTCCCGAGAATG TCAAGGTTCACATCAAGTCCCGCATCGTCACCGTTGAGGGCCCCCGTG GCAAGCTCGTGAAGGACCTGTCCCACTTGGCTGTCAACTTCTCCCAGCCGGTCAAGGGCACCATCAACATTGAGATCCACCACGGCTCAAGAAAGAACGTTGCCACTCTCCGCACCGTCCGCACCCTCATCAACAACCTGATCGTCGGTGTCACCAAGGGCTTCAAGTACAAGATGCGCTACGTCTACGCCCATTTCCCCATCAACGTCAACCTGGAGAAGGACTCCGAGACTGGTCTGTGGGAGGTCGAGATCCG CAACTTCATTGGCGAGAAGCTCGTCCGCAAGGTCATCATGCGCGAGGGCGTCGACGTCGAGGTCTCCAAGGCCCAGAAGGACGAGCTCGTCCTCTTCGGCAACTCCCTCGAGGCTGTCTCCCAGTCCGCTGCCGATATCCAGCAGATCTGCAAGGTCCGCAACAAGGATATCCGTAAGTTCTTGGACGGCATGTACGTCTCCGAGAAGGGCAACATTGAGGAGGAGGCTTAA
- a CDS encoding vacuolar protein sorting-associated protein 26, which yields MSYFFSTPVDIDIVLEDADERSMVDVKLDKNRREKAPLYMDGESVKGAVTIRPKDGKRLEHTGIKVQFIGTIEMFFDRGNHYEFLSLVQELAAPGELQHPQTFDFNFKNVEKQYESYNGINVKLRYFVRVTVSRRMADVIREKDIWVYSYRIPPEMNSSIKMDVGIEDCLHIEFEYSKSKYHLKDVIVGRIYFLLVRLKIKHMELSIIRRETTGAAPNQYNESETLVRFEIMDGSPSRGETIPIRLFLGGFDLTPTFRDVNKKFSTRYYLSLVLIDEGKPQPPPYMSEIILYRQAPDAAAGPNMIMAAAPENPKLMGQSVQA from the exons ATGTCGTACTTCTTCTCAACCCCCGTCGACATCGACATTGTGCTGGAGGACGCCGACGAGCGGTCCATGGTCGATGTCAAGCTCGACAAGAACCGGCGCGAGAAGGCGCCGCTGTACATGGACGGCGAGTCCGTCAAGGGCGCCGTCACCATCAGACCCAAGGACGGCAAGCGGCTAGAACACACCGGCATCAAGGTCCAATTCATCGGCACGATAG AAATGTTCTTTGACCGCGGAAACCACTACGAATTCCTCTCCCTCGTCCAGGAGCTCGCGGCCCCGGGCGAGCTGCAGCACCCTCAGACGTTCGACTTCAACTTCAAAAACGTCGAGAAGCAGTACGAGTCGTACAACGGCATCAACGTCAAGCTGCGCTACTTTGTCCGGGTCACCGTCTCCCGCCGCATGGCCGACGTTATCCGCGAAAAGGACATTTGGGTCTACTCGTACCGCATACCCCCCGAGATGAACTCGTCCATCAAGATGGACGTCGGCATCGAGGACTGCCTCCACATCGAGTTTGAGTACTCGAAATCCAAATACCACCTAAAGGACGTTATCGTCGGGCGCATATACTTTTTGCTCGTCCGCCTCAAGATAAAACACATGGAGCTGTCCATCATCCGGAGGGAGACGACGGGCGCCGCGCCGAATCAGTATAATGAGAGCGAGACCCTGGTGCGGTTCGAG ATTATGGATGGCTCGCCCTCGAGAGGAGAGACGATCCCCATCCGCCTCTTCCTCGGCGGCTTCGACCTGACACCCACGTTCCGGGACGTGAACAAGAAGTTCTCCACCCGGTACTACCTCAGTCTCGTGCTCATCGACGAAGGCAAGCCACAACCACCCCCTTATATG TCGGAAATCATCCTCTACCGCCAAGCCCcggacgccgccgccggtcCTAACATGATCATGGCCGCCGCACCCGAGAACCCAAAGTTGATGGGCCAGTCTGTTCAGGCATAG
- a CDS encoding V-ATPase subunit H, which yields MSLDPPTYLASLQNNIRQRPIPWDGAVRAGTITEDHLARIRAVDKAKKPEARKEIVEGDLDGYRSLFVGESGKPSVIESAGKQANVVQYILVLLADLLPSVPSLSKAIFKNTDPYKHFLPLLAHSNNTEDPIPLLTSTALTKLMSLSLNESQATRNAIPVLLSYLSGLAKSSDAGLQDIAVQEYSSILYGHAARQQFWNQRSETIAPLIDILRTAAGIGSNGSSSASIWSGTAPTRNAGFEGSLGGGVGLQLLYHVLLVIWQMSFEAEDIGDELNDEYDIVLLYTQLLRLSPKEKTTRLVVSTLFNLLSKNQKSLLPTAVLARLPALLDNLSGRHLTDPDLLEDAQSLKELLEEYTKTKTTFDEYVAEVESGHLRWSPPHRSQVFWAENARKILEHENGAIARQLAEIMKKPWENDKAVLAIACNDVGALVKEVPEMRYKLEKLGLKTRVMELMGESDENVRWESLKALGGWLKYSFDN from the exons ATGTCTCTCGATCCTCCCACCTACCTGGCCTCGCTGCAGAACAACATCCGCCAGCGGCCAATCCCCTGGGATGGCGCTGTTAGAGCAGGCACCATCACAGAGGACCACCTGGCCCGCATCCGCGCTGTTGATAAGGCGAAGAAGCCCGAAGCTCGGAAGGAGATTGTAGAAGGAGATCTCGATGGCTACCGCTCCCTCTTTGTTGGTGAATCCGGAAAGCCCTCGGTGATCGAGTCCGCAGGCAAGCAAGCCAATGTCGTCCAGTATATCCTCGTCCTCTTGGCGGACCTCTTGCCCA GTGTACCGTCACTCTCGAAGGCTATTTTCAAAAACACCGACCCCTACAAGCACTTTCTACCTTTGCTCGCCCACTCGAATAATACCGAGGACCCTATCCCCTTGCTCACATCGACGGCTCTGACCAAGCTCATGTCGCTCTCATTGAACGAATCGCAGGCGACCCGAAACGCCATTCCCGTGCTCCTCTCCTACCTATCTGGCCTCGCGAAGAGTTCTGATGCAGGCCTTCAGGATATCGCGGTCCAGGAATACTCCTCCATTCTCTACGGACACGCCGCGAGACAACAATTCTGGAACCAAAGAAGCGAGACGATTGCGCCTCTGATTGACATCCTCAGAACAGCAGCTGGCATTGGCAGCAACGGCAGCTCCTCGGCAAGCATATGGAGCGGAACCGCGCCCACAAGAAACGCCGGATTTGAGGGTTCGCTCGGCGGCGGTGTTGGTTTGCAATTGCTATACCATGTACTACTGGTCATCTGGCAAATGAGCTTCGAAGCCGAAGATATTGGTGACGAGCTTAACGA CGAGTACGATATTGTCTTGCTGTACACCCAGCTTTTGCGCCTCTCTCCCAAGGAGAAGACGACCCGATTGGTTGTTTCTACCCTTTTCAACTTGCTCAGCAAGAATCAGAAATCACTCCTCCCTACTGCAGTCCTTGCGCGACTACCTGCGCTCCTTGACAACCTGAGCGGCCGCCACCTGACAGACCCTGACCTACTCGAAGACGCACAAAGTCTCAAGGAACTTCTCGAGGAGTACACCAAGACAAAGACAACCTTTGACGAGTACGTCGCTGAGGTCGAGTCTGGTCACCTCCGGTGGTCACCGCCTCACAGAAGCCAGGTTTTCTGGGCCGAGAATGCGCGCAAGATTTTAGAGCACGAGAACGGAGCTATTGCGCGCCAGCTCGCCGAGATTATGAAGAAGCCGTGGGAGAACGACAAGGCAGTCCTGGCTATTGCATGCAACGATGTTGGGGCCTTGGTTAAGGAGGTGCCTGAGATGAGATACAAGCTGGAGAAGCTTGGTCTCAAGACCAGAGTTATGGAGCTAATGGGAGAGTCGGACGAAAATGTCCGTTGGGAGAGTTTGAAGGCATTGGGTGGCTGGTTGAAGTACAGCTTTGACAACTAA